The following are from one region of the Macrobrachium nipponense isolate FS-2020 chromosome 21, ASM1510439v2, whole genome shotgun sequence genome:
- the LOC135198085 gene encoding CCAAT/enhancer-binding protein-like, with protein sequence MESPQLYESADYKKGANIGPVKVKNNLLYAGDDYSDLAELSAPEISLDLHGLIDDSHFNDGLIQDIQGLSVDKNNSLVPRGLGANNMYNPLAYIPQPVHGASQFDRHFGERPHHNSRPNIKEEPQESSHEVAPQEYNSCARVGGGMAGYGAAAAAASYGGVPAYANMTPTTVPGADGHCKSPLRSPSSLGKIMPGCKKNVDKNSDEYKRRRERNNIAVRKSREKAKARTRETEERVKKLIMDNDRLHKKCELLSKEVAVFHSMFANVHCLPEHVQRELRKQMDAFSQQHQHLVNM encoded by the exons ATGGAATCTCCACAGTTGTACGAAAGTGCCGATTACAAGAAGGGAGCTAACATTGGCCCTGTCAAAGTCAAAAACAATCTTCTTTACGCGGGAGACGACTACAGTGACCTGGCAGAGTTGAGTGCCCCGGAAATATCTCTCGATCTCCACGGACTAATAGACGACTCCCACTTCAACGACGGACTCATTCAGGATATCCAGGGACTGTCAGTTGATAAGAACAATTCCCTAGTTCCCCGAGGCCTTGGCGCAAATAATATGTACAATCCACTCGCCTACATACCCCAACCTGTTCACGGAGCTTCACAGTTCGACCGGCACTTTGGCGAACGCCCACATCACAACTCCCGTCCCAACATCAAAGAGGAACCCCAAGAGTCCTCTCACGAAGTCGCCCCTCAAGAATACAACTCCTGCGCCCGTGTAGGGGGAGGTATGGCAGGGTATGGGGCGGCAGCCGCCGCTGCCTCTTACGGAGGCGTCCCTGCCTATGCCAATATGACACCTACGACAGTGCCAGGTGCTGATGGCCACTGCAAGTCTCCACTGAGGTCCCCGAGTTCTTTGGGGAAAATTATGCCCGGTTGTAAGAAAAACGTAGATAAAAACAGCGACGAATACAAGAGACGACGCGAAAGAAATAATATCGCCGTCAGGAAGAGCCGGGAGAAGGCAAAGGCCAGGACTCGCGAAACAGAGGAAAGAGTCAAG AAACTCATCATGGACAACGACAGGTTGCACAAGAAGTGCGAGTTGCTGAGCAAAGAAGTCGCGGTTTTCCATTCCATGTTCGCCAACGTCCACTGTCTACCTGAACACGTTCAACGCGAGCTCCGCAAACAGATGGACGCCTTCAGCCAGCAGCATCAGCACCTCGTGAACATGTGA